In the Desulfonauticus submarinus genome, ATACTACTCCAGGTAGGCCTTCCATGTTTTTAATCCCGCCCAAATTGCGGTTTAATTTGTCTAATTCCCTTTGTTTTTTTATAATTTCTTTTTTAGGAAAGCGTTCAATGCTTCCATCTTCAAACATTGCTTCTAAATTTTTTAAGCGGTCAATACTTTTGCGAATGGTTTGAAAGTTAGTAAGTGTACCCCCTAACCAACGGTGAATAACATAAGGCATTTGGCATCGTTCTGCTTCTTCTTTAATAATGTCTTTAGCTTGCCGTTTTGTGCCTACAAATAAAACCGTTTTCCCTTGAGCAACTTCATCTACAATGAAGTCGTGGGCAATTTGGAACATTTTTACGGTTTGTTGTAAGTCGATAATATGGATCCCTTTTCTTGCCCCAAAAATATAGGGCTTCATTTTGGGATTCCAGCGTTTAGTTTGGTGCCCAAAATGAACACCTGTTTCTAAGAGCTGCTTCATTGTAACATAAGACATAATAATACCTCCTTGGGTTTTTCCTCCGTTTCCAAAAACTCTCTCCTTGAGAGGGAGCACCCAAGAGTTTTTGGGAAACGTGTGTGCTTTTGAAACAAACTTTCATATGAAAATTTGAGGTACTAGGCAAGATTTTTCTATTATGTCAAAAATGTTGTTTTTGTATATATTTTAAGTTTAGCTAAAAACATTGGGACTGTAAAAATAATATTTTATTTTTTGAGTTTGTTTAATTTGAGAAAAAAATATACCTTAAAATTGTTTTTTTTCATCTAAACGAGTTGATTTTTAAACTAAAACTTAGTTAAAATATAAACCCGATAGGAGGTATTTGGTTTTATTTAGGCACATTTTAAAAACATTTTAAAGGACTTGCAAATCAAAAAGTCTTTATTAAAAATGATGTGAGGATAAACGTGGGAGGATGTTATGATGAAGAGGTGTATATTTTCTATAATAGTTTTAAGTTTTTTTATTTTTATTTCTGTCAACGTAAATGCAGGTGATTATGTTGGATCAAAGCAGTGTGGTGAATGTCATGAGAAAGAGTATAAAAATTTTATAACATATTCCAAAAAAGCAAAAAGTTTTGAACATATAAAAAAGATGTTCCCAAAACTTGAGGAAAGAGAAAGACAAGAATGTTATGCTTGTCATACCACTGGATATGGTAAAGGTGGGTTTATTTCTTATGAAAAAACTCCAGAGTTAAGTGATGTTGGTTGTGAAACT is a window encoding:
- the rpsB gene encoding 30S ribosomal protein S2 encodes the protein MSYVTMKQLLETGVHFGHQTKRWNPKMKPYIFGARKGIHIIDLQQTVKMFQIAHDFIVDEVAQGKTVLFVGTKRQAKDIIKEEAERCQMPYVIHRWLGGTLTNFQTIRKSIDRLKNLEAMFEDGSIERFPKKEIIKKQRELDKLNRNLGGIKNMEGLPGVVFIVDPKNEEIAVKECLKLGIPTVAIVDTNCDPDLIDYVIPGNDDAIRAIKLFVSSIADACLQGMAKREERGEESEKIENVEETTTAEDNEKEEK
- a CDS encoding cytochrome c family protein, yielding MMKRCIFSIIVLSFFIFISVNVNAGDYVGSKQCGECHEKEYKNFITYSKKAKSFEHIKKMFPKLEERERQECYACHTTGYGKGGFISYEKTPELSDVGCETCHGPGKEHVESGGDPELIRLKMDLKTCNDCHTSERVKTFNFKPLLYGGVH